The sequence ATTGACAGGGACAATGTTAAACCGgataataatcaaacggTTTATTTAGTAAACAAATGCAGATAATGAAGCAAAACTGAGCTCGATATAAAGGTCCTTCGATAGACTAAGAGAGGGATGGAAAAACCACTGCTTGACTACGGTAAATATTCTATTCTTTTATACTAAGTACAAGAGATATCTCCGAGGACTTTTACTCTTCGGAGTACATGCGGGAAAAGGGGGCAGGGAAGATACGGGAGGACAAGTGTATGGATATCTATAGGGATGTTCCGACTTAAGTGCATATAAGGGAATGTGTGCGGGGTATGTCCGCATGGTCGTCGTTCAACAGACAACAAACGTTGCTCTAACGATAGGTGACTCGAGATTGATATGCTAGCTTCGGGGCTCATAGCGAGTAAGCCTGACTTTGAAAGAACCCTGATCTCATCAACTACACCAATGAGTGagaatgtatgcgctatACATTACTATCATACAACCTTGCTTATCTACACGGACGTCATACATCATACAGTTTACATCCTTACTACCCTCAAACACGCCGGTCTAAGATCATACCACCTGATCGCCCTACCTGTAGTATGCGTCCAGATATCAACCATCATTGCCCTGATGTCATGTCCCATCGTTCCAGCCCGTGAGCACTCCGTCACGCCTGTCAGTCTTGTGAGGAGAGCGGCCTGATCTGGCATATTGGTTGCCATGCCGAGCTTGGAAAGCGGGTATGTCAGCGAAGGGCACTTGATTGTAGCAGGATCGAGCTTACGATGAACATTGGAACATACATGAACGAGTCTGGGTTCCTGCTGGGTACGACACGTTTCAGAATCCCCATGAACTCCTGCTGGACCTTGACCACTCGTGCATTATACGAGTCCGCCCCACATAGTCCCTATACCGGTCTCAGATCTACGTTCGTCTAGAGCAGAAGGATACATACCATGTAAAGATACACATATGCCGCGAGCTTCCAGACCTCATGGGCCATCACTCTACCAAAGCTTTCGTTCGAGCCGAACCGTGTTTGAGAGCAAGCCGGAAGTTTACAACCTGAAATCTCATTCTCGACCTCTCGCACTTTCTCCGGATCGACACAGTTCCCGTAGTCTTCCAGTAATGTGTTCATCCTTGCGAACGTGACCACAAGCCGATCTGGTATGCCATACAGCCACCTCAGCTTGAACCGCGGGCCATCGTCAGAGTTCAAAGTTTCTTCATCCCGGCAAGAGAGAAAGTCTAGGTCATATCGAAAATGCATCGGGCGACTTGTAATTACGCTTTGTAGGACATCCATAGTAACATAGTATTGGATATTCACGTCGTTGATCAGTGCCCGAGGCAGGTTGACCAGCTCGCAACTCGACTCGGGACACGCTTGCCGGAAGATGGGTGCGAGCAGATCGATCATGCTCAGCACGTTTGCAAGAGATCCGACTATCCTGAGCGTGGTGATATACTTTTGAGCCAGCTACATCCCGCTCGAGAACAGGCAAGAGCTGACCTTGTGGGTATGCTCCAAGGCCTGAAACGCCTCTTGTCCGGTTACCCGTCGCGCTCGCGCCTGTAAGGTGTTGTCCAGTATCTTGGCCTCCCAGATCCTGAAGTCCCTCAAATCATACTTTGTCGATCTCGATATATCCAGTCCAACACTAGACATCACAGCTGCTCGGAGAGATCCGCACTTGATCCACAGACGCAACTTGTCCCTGACCCTTGGCAAGATCTGAGCAGGCTCGAAGAAGAACTGGTTCGCCCAAGCCTCAACTAAACACCCATACACCATGTCAACCATCGATTGAAAGGGAATTGCCGAATGACTTACACGAATGTATAACAAACGGTAAAGTGTTGCTCTCTACTCTCCGGTCAAGCACTAGTTCCTTGGTTACGCTTCGAAGGTCATTTTCGGTATCCTCCGAACTGTCCAGGTGCTCATCGTGATCCACTAGTACTCGATCACGTCCACTGGATACCGTTTGTGAGTAGGCATCCCAGCGCTGTATCATATGAGATCTGCCCAGCTCCAAAGGGGGGCTTGGAACACTTTCCTGTAGCCGGAGGTCGAAGCCTCCTTCAAGCAGTCTGGCCAGAGCCGGGGATACGGGGTCGTCATATTCAACATGAATCCCACTACCACCTGCATTCACGGCCGTTTGCTGACTCGAAATGACCGAGCTAAGCGGGCTCCCGGAACTGGGCAACTGACGATCTGTATGCTGGACGAGTTCGAGATAGTCCGAGCGCCACGGATAGCAGAACCCGTGTTCTCGATCTTGAGTCACAGGGACGTTAGATCCTTCTCCAGCTCGCGAAGCAGCACCAACACCAGCACCAACACCAGGAACCACCCCGTCTCCAGAGAGCTGATTTATGTTTATTTGCCCATCGGCTTTGGTCGACGGATCAGGAGGAAACGGATAGTACTGGTAACGAACCGAGTCTGGTTTATTCTTCGTACTCGTGTCGACCTTCCTGATGCCATGTCTCGACTTTTGGGTTCTCCCGGCCGTGTATCCCTCGCACTCGATTCCTGCCTGGACACAGCGGCGACAACCGGACGGACCCTGTGTACGATCACATTTCCTGTTCCTACAACGTTTACCACATGGATGTCAGTCGAGTCGCCCCAGACACAAAAACACGAATACTTATTCCCTACCTAGCTTTGCAGGTGAGACAGTCAGAGTGAAACATGGTGAGCGGTGACAAGGAAAAGACAGAATCGCCCTCGGGACCATATCTGTACAGACCGCTGACGATTAGTCAAGAGCAACAGGTGTATGTAATTTGCGTATCCAACCCTGTGATGTCTTGGCATAACAAACCAAGTTAGTTTCCGTACGTTGTTATTCAGTCGATTCTCGGGCCTCGAGGACTACTACTGGCATGTTATGAGCTGTATGAGCGAGTAGAGTGGGAAATTGCACGTACCTAAAACCTGACCCAACAGTCGTACTTTTAGTCAAGTCCCGAACGTTTGTTCGAGGGTTATCGTTCTTTCGTCGTCATTTGCTTGGTGTTTCCGTGGACATTACTCACAAGGGCCAAGAACAAGCCGAGATATATGTGACGAATGTCGTGCTATGCCTGTAGAGTCGAGACCCACGAGGGAAGTACGAAGGGAGCTGAATTTCACGTGtatgtagctccttaaatatgaatcaaaaaaaaaaatgaatTTCACGTGAGTTCATAGGTGAAATTGCTTACCTGAGGCAATTGTATTTAATATCAGCAAATCGGGTGACCATGTATCGCGATGCGGTACAGCATTCTTGGCCTCTCCCCCATAGAGATCGACATCACAAATCTCAGAGGCCCCTCAGGTTCATTCTCAAGTTTCCCACCCAAGACGAAATACCCGAAAATTCATATCCCGTGTGTCCATGTTCATACATCCTGCTAAAATACAGAACAGACAAAAACAGAAAAATAGGCAATTATGAAACTAGTAGAGTAGCACGTAACCGATTCTAATAGATACCACGCTTGAAAAAAAATAAAGAATTCAATCCAggacaaaaaaaaacacgATCCCGAAAAAACGAAGCGCGAGATCGAACCCCCTCTCCCGACCAAAGAGATCCAGCATATATATCACAGATGTCTGCCCCCCTAGTTCGTAGTCTTCCTTGGTACCAGAGTACCGACACTTGCGCAGCTACTTCGCCACTACATCCCGGTAACCCTCAGACACCCCAACCGCAAATCACTCCACACCACCGGTCCACTGCCCGTCCTTGCTTCAGCCCCACTACTTCCGCTCGCACTACTCCTTGCCTCTGAGCTGCCTCGAACGGTACGCCCGCTCCCGCCTGCACTGCTCGTATCTCCGCCCGAGTGGCTTGCCGCACTCGCCGGGTCTATTCGCCCAACCCGGGCATCCGCCCTCGACCAGATATCATCCAAGATCCTGACGACCTCGTTCCCAAACGTGTTTGGCTTGGAACATTCTTGCAGTCCGAGCATTCGAGACCGAATAGTCGTACGATCTTCGGCGCGCGAAGTCGGGAGTCCTAACTATGAAGGCAATCGATGGGTTGGGTTAATACTCAGCAAGAGAAAAATGATACAGCTGAGCGAGGAGTGACAAGGAGACATGACAGGGTTACGTACAATCAGCATCGGAAACACCAAAAACGAGTCTGGGTTGCGTCGAGCCTCGACACCAGTATACAGTTTCATGAACTTAGAATGCACCTTGGTCACGCGCGCATCTTTCGAGTCTGCCCCACATAGCGCCTAGGTCCAAACGTTAACATTCATTTTACAAATGGAAGACCAAGAGGCACACAAAAGACAAGAATGAGTAAGAGGTACGCACCGTGAACAAATAAATCAATGCTGCAAGTCTCCAGCTCTCTTGTACCACAATACGACCCATGCTCATGCTCGGGTCTACGCTTGCAGCGACAATCGTTCGTTCGCTTCTAATTTCTTCCTCTAGTTCCTTTGCAATACCGGGATCCATGCAACCTCCATAATCCTCGAGCAACATGTTCATGCGGGCCAGAATGACCATCAGCCAATCTGGGACACCGTACAGCCATCGGAGACCGGGGTCATCCTCCGCATTGAATATTGATTCAGAGACATGTGCAGGCCGCGAGAGGTCGTACCGAAAGAACATCGGACGGTGAGTAAGCATACTGAACAGAATATCGTGTGTGGCGTAGGATTGTAGGCTAATGTCGACAGTGGTTAGGAGTAACGGGAGGTTGACAAGTTTTTCCGGGCTATCCGAGCACGCGCGGCGGAAGACTGGCGCAGCGTGTTACATTGCGTTTAGCATCTCCGATAGGGTGCGAATCTTGAAGAAGTTAACCCGGGTCCTGAGGGCCGATTATTATTCGCCATCCCAGTTATCTAAGTGAGAATCCATTAGGCTCGACGCAAAGAGCAGAAGAATGCTCTCTATTTAGAAGAGTGACGGGATGCTTCGTGTGTTGGCATGTGGACTGTAATAAATGATAGAAACATCTTATCATTTACGTACTTTGTCATTTTCTAATTCCTGTGAATCGTCCACGTTGGGCATAGATCGACGTACATTGTATAATTCACACCTTCCTCTTCGCAGCCTTTCTGGGCACCTGCCTAAGCAGGTAGAATGATCCGTGTGAGGGTCGCACAAGCGACCCGTCACATgagtgagcggtttgccttgttcgcatgtagctctttaaatatgaataataaaaaaaagaaagacCCGTCACATGACCATTTCATTTCAACGTTTGACTTCATAACTCACTGTCGATCGTTATTTCATTATCACTACTACACGGACAAAGAAACATTCGTTGCCCCATATATATCCGTCTCCTCATGTACTTAGTCCTCAGAACTCATTCGAATACGAGAACTTCAGTGTTAGGTAACGGCTGCCCGGCGCCTGACACCGACACCGCCACCGAACGAACGAACAAACGGACATCGGGAGGGGACTGGATGGATTCACTGTATACACATGTTCGTACCCCGCGCCTTATAAGGCCGAGCCGATTGTATGCAGGCCTCCCCCCCAATTCGAGTGACTTTTGGATTGCCAGCGTCTTAAGTTTAAGGTCCGACAACCTAGTCGCTCATCCGACTTACATTCAGCTAGTCTGCGTGAGCTCCTAAGCTCCGACTTAGCCGTCCCCGTCTCCCCGTTCGAATGGACCCCTCTCTCCTCACAATCGGCAACGCTTTTGGGAAAGCCCCTGTAATCCAGTGAGACAGAACTTTGGATTGAACTTAGAAGCAGCGAAGAACTCGAATCGCGATGTACAGTAGCTCAGGGGAAATGAGCTTGTTTTAACTTCAGCAAGGGCGAAGGACCTGATCAAAGTTTGACGAGGCAGCTCCTTAGATCTGGAAATAATTGTCTGAAAAATGGGGTTTTCACACAAAAACAACTTTATAACCGTATCACTACAGTACCATCGTTTATTGCAGATGATAAATAATACAatcatgcgcatatatggtATTGGCTGGTCACCGATTTGAAACGTCACActttcggcgcttatttcGGCCTATTGGCGGGATTGGTATGTTTTATTTGTAGCAGTCGTTGCAAATCAACGTGTGTGTATGCACAGCCAAAGAATGTTAGCACAGCGTATAACACATGTCATCAACGCGAGACGATCAGAATGTGAGTATAGAACCCCGGCTATATATCCATACAAGGAGAGGCGGTGACGGCATCTGATGTGAGCTCGGACAGTGATAAATAGGACACGAGATGACCCAAGCAAGACTCGCAGCAATCGCAGCATTCAGCAGGGCGAATAAATTGTCGGCGACATAAAAACACTAAGAAGCTTCAACGTCCGAGAAAGGCAGTACAATGAGTTCCAAGGTATCTTTTCTTATTCCCACAAGCCTGTACAAGAGCGAGCACTGACCCGTCTATGAAGCCGAGGAGTCGAGTTGGCCGATCGTGTCGAACATTTTTCAACTGTAATACGCAAGCGACTAGTCGGCATACCATCAGGAGTGAGTGCTGTTGGGTGCAGGCCACCAATTTTGCGGCCAGGCTAATTGAACATCTTTGTATCAAGAGCAGGCGCATATCTCAAATAGCGATCCAAGGCGCAGAACCGTATCAATGAGAACAGAACAAGCCACTTGCGGTCAGATTGACGGCCCCAGTGAGTGCCAATTAGCCAGTTAGATCATTCTCTGTCCACTGACATGTTTGCATAGGTTACGAAGATTTGTGCAAGCAGGCAAAGACCCACCACGACCGGTTCCGACGCTTAGGCGAGCTGGATGACATCGAGAAGGCAATCGAGTACGGAAATCGCGCGCTGAGCCTGACCCCGGAAGAGCATTCGGACACTCCAAACCGGTTGACTTGTCTAGGAAACTATTACAACGATCGGTACCGGCGTCTCGGAAAGCTAGAAGACATGGAGAAATCGTTCAATTGCCGAATGCGTGCGCTGGGATCGACCAGTGAAAACGATGCGGAGCTGCCAGTTCGGATGGGTGATGTAGGGAGATCATATACAGTGCGATATCGGCGCCTAGGAGATGTGGACGACCTGGAAAAATCGCTTGAGCACAAGTGCCGGGCGCTGACCCTCAGTCCAGGCGACCACCCTGACCTATCAGACCGGCATGCTGATCTAGGGGTGTCATACGCGGCTCGATACCAGCGGATGGGAGACATGTTTGACTTGGAGAAAGCGATCGAATGCCACTCTCGCGCACTGGCACTCACCCCCAGCGACCACCCTGACCTGCCAGGCCGGCATGCCGCTCTAGGGATCTTATACACAGATAGGTACCAACGGGTGGGAGACATGGTCAACCTGGAGAAGTCAATCAAATACAACTCTCGCGCATTGGCACTGACTCCCAACGGCCATCCTGACCTACCGGGCCGACATGCTGCTCTAGGGGTGTCATGCGCGGTTCGATACCGACGGATGGGAGACATCGCTGACCTGAAAAAGTCGGTCGAATACAACACCCGCGCACTCATGCTTACTCCCATCGGCCACCCTGACCTGCCAAGCCGTCATTCAGCTCTAGGGGCGTCATACGCGGTTCGATACGAGCGGATGGGAGACATGGCTGACTTAGGGAGAGCAATCGAATGCGACACCCGCGCACTCATACTCACTCCCGATGGCCACCCTGATTTACCAGGCCGGCATGCCGCTCTAGGGATCTCATACGGCTATCGATACCAACGGATGGGAGACATGGCCGACCTGGAGAAGTCAATCAAATACAACTCTCGCGCATTGGCACTGACTCCCGATGGTCACCCTGATCTGCCAGGTCGCCATGCCGCtctgggagtgtcatacacaGATCGATACCGACGGATGGGAGACACGGATGACCTGGACAAAGCTATTGAATATGATTATCACGCACTCATACTTACTCCCGACGGTCACCCTGACCTGCCAGACCGGCATGCCGCTCTGGGGGTGTCATACACGGATCGATACCGGCTGATGGGGGACATCGCTGACTTAGGGAAAGCAATTGAGTGTGACACTCGCGCACTCATACTTACCCCCGATGTCCATCCTGACCTGTCAGGTCGGCATGCCGCTCTGGGGGTGTCATACACAGATCGATACCGGCAGATGGGAGACATAGCTGACCTGGGAAAAGCGATCGAATGCGACACTTGCGCACTCATACTCACACCCGATGGCCACCCTGGCCTGCCAAGCCGGCATGCCGCTCTGGGGGTGTCATACAGCGATCGATACCAACGGATGGGAGAAATCACTGACCTGGAGGAAGCCATCGAATGCCACTCTCGCGCACTGGCACTGACTCCCAACGGCCATCCCGACCTGCCAGGCCGTCACGCCGCTCTAGGGGTGTCATGCATAGATCGATATCGGCGGATGGGAGACATGACTGACCTGGAGAAGTCGATTGAGCACTTGTCTTTTGCACACACTCTCACCCCTGATGGCCATCCGCATTTACCTTTGAGACACTATCAAATGGCTATATCTCGTCATCATCAGTATCAGCACACAGGTCACCCATCCCACCTCCACGCCTGCCTCACTTCCTTTCGTCGATCCTCGAGATTATCATCCGCAGCGCCGCGCGAGGTGTTTGATTATGCTCTTCGCTGGGCGAACCTCGCGTCTCAGTACAGCTACCTCAATCCCCTCGAAGCTTTCCGTGCGGCTCTCGATGTTCTTCCTCATTTCATCTGGCTTGGTGCCACTATTGCTCAGCGGTATGCCAACTTGGCCCTAACTGAGAACCTGGCTATAAGAGCAGGTGCTGCTGCCATCCGATCCTCGGAGTATGGCACAGGTCTTGAGTGGCTGGAGCATGGACGGTGTATCGTTTGGAACCAGACCCTGATGCTTCGGTCTCCACTAGACGACCTTGAAGCATACCACCCAGCCATCGCTGCTCGGCTTTCTTGGGTCTCGAAGCAGCTCGATCAAGCCAACTCGGGGGCTCCAGCCTCTAGATTGGACAACGCCGCTCCGGATCCCCGATATCGTTTGGCCAGAGAATATAATGACTTGTTGACACAAGCTCGCTCGTTGCCCGGATTCGAGGGCTTTTTACGGCCCCCAAAGGCCATCGGTCTGATGCGAGTGGCCCGGCACGGACCTGTGGTTGTGATCAACTGCTCCAAGGACGACTGCGATGCGCTTGTGATAATGCCTGGACAAGATCGTGTTGGCCACGTCTCCCTCCCTAGTTATACCGAATCTAAAGCAACTCATGCTCGGTCAGAGATAGAACAGCTGCTGCACAACAAGGGGCTTCGAGAGCGCGGGTTCAGGCTCAAGGGCGGCCGGGTACAACAGCCTGATCCGGACGTAGGACTGGTGTTAGCGGATCTATGGAAGTGCGTCGTCAAGCCGGTGCTTGAATATCTAGGATACCTGGTGCGCTCGGCTGGATGTCGACATCATATGCAAACTAACTGTGATCATGTAGACCAATCATACAGTCGACCAAATGCCGCATATCACGTGGTGCCCTACCGGCGCACTCACCTTCTTGCCGCTGCATGCTGCTGGTGACTACGACCAGCCAGGATCAAGAGTGTTCGACCATGTTATATCATCATACACCCCCACACTTACTGCTCTGCTCGCCTCTGCTCCGACAGTCCCACATCGTGCCCCTCGTGTGCTTGCTGTTGGGCAGATGGCTACGTCCGGCTACAGTCAGCTGCCAGGTACGGCCAGGGAGCTTGCGTCCATCAGGGCTCACACGCACAATCGAGCCGACTACTCACAGCTCATTGGCAGTAAGGCTACTGCGACGGCTGTACTTGACGCAATGGAGGAGCACGACTGGGTGCACCTCGCCTGCCACGCTCATCAGAACGTGACTGACCCGACCAAGAGCGGGTTCTTTCTGCATGGCGGCAGGTTGGATCTCGCTGCCATCACCCAACGATCATTCAAGAGCAAGGGACTGGCGTTCCTATCGGCATGCCAGACGGCGACAGGGGACGAGAAGCTGCCTGACGAAGCGATCCACCTTGCGTCAGGGATGCTGATGGCGGGGTACCGGAGCGTGATGGCGACAATGTGGTCAGTGATGGACGAAGACGCGCCGGTGGTGGCCGACATGGTGTACTCGCAGCTAATGAAGGACGGGAAGATAGGGAGCGGGGAGGCGGGGAGAGCGCTGCACGCTGCTGTTACGAAACTGCGTGAGAAGGTGGGAGAGCGAAACATTGCGCGATGGGTGCCGTATATACACATTGGGTCATAGTGGGGTGGAAACAATGATGAAGTGCTAAATTTTGATCAGCTAATGCTGATTGGAACTTTGGTACGGAAGCTTCTGTCTCGGTGTCCTAGTCTATATCTGTGCTTCGAGCCGCTTTTCCCGGCCATGCCGGTTGTTGGCACTTTTGATACGGTCTGCTCCTCATctatatgtatatactacTAGCTCCTCATCCAGAATCATATCATCCTGAGTTATTGAAGGGGAGTTACTGACTTTGAGTCACTGTCAAGAATGCCATATGTGGGTGTATGCTGTATGCATTTGACTAGGCATACTC comes from Rhizoctonia solani chromosome 4, complete sequence and encodes:
- a CDS encoding CHAT domain protein, with the protein product MRTEQATCGQIDGPSYEDLCKQAKTHHDRFRRLGELDDIEKAIEYGNRALSLTPEEHSDTPNRLTCLGNYYNDRYRRLGKLEDMEKSFNCRMRALGSTSENDAELPVRMGDVGRSYTVRYRRLGDVDDLEKSLEHKCRALTLSPGDHPDLSDRHADLGVSYAARYQRMGDMFDLEKAIECHSRALALTPSDHPDLPGRHAALGILYTDRYQRVGDMVNLEKSIKYNSRALALTPNGHPDLPGRHAALGVSCAVRYRRMGDIADLKKSVEYNTRALMLTPIGHPDLPSRHSALGASYAVRYERMGDMADLGRAIECDTRALILTPDGHPDLPGRHAALGISYGYRYQRMGDMADLEKSIKYNSRALALTPDGHPDLPGRHAALGVSYTDRYRRMGDTDDLDKAIEYDYHALILTPDGHPDLPDRHAALGVSYTDRYRLMGDIADLGKAIECDTRALILTPDVHPDLSGRHAALGVSYTDRYRQMGDIADLGKAIECDTCALILTPDGHPGLPSRHAALGVSYSDRYQRMGEITDLEEAIECHSRALALTPNGHPDLPGRHAALGVSCIDRYRRMGDMTDLEKSIEHLSFAHTLTPDGHPHLPLRHYQMAISRHHQYQHTGHPSHLHACLTSFRRSSRLSSAAPREVFDYALRWANLASQYSYLNPLEAFRAALDVLPHFIWLGATIAQRYANLALTENLAIRAGAAAIRSSEYGTGLEWLEHGRCIVWNQTLMLRSPLDDLEAYHPAIAARLSWVSKQLDQANSGAPASRLDNAAPDPRYRLAREYNDLLTQARSLPGFEGFLRPPKAIGLMRVARHGPVVVINCSKDDCDALVIMPGQDRVGHVSLPSYTESKATHARSEIEQLLHNKGLRERGFRLKGGRVQQPDPDVGLVLADLWKCVVKPVLEYLGYLTNHTVDQMPHITWCPTGALTFLPLHAAGDYDQPGSRVFDHVISSYTPTLTALLASAPTVPHRAPRVLAVGQMATSGYSQLPGTARELASIRAHTHNRADYSQLIGSKATATAVLDAMEEHDWVHLACHAHQNVTDPTKSGFFLHGGRLDLAAITQRSFKSKGLAFLSACQTATGDEKLPDEAIHLASGMLMAGYRSVMATMWSVMDEDAPVVADMVYSQLMKDGKIGSGEAGRALHAAVTKLREKVGERNIARWVPYIHIGS
- a CDS encoding Fungal specific transcription factor domain; the encoded protein is MLTHRPMFFRYDLSRPAHVSESIFNAEDDPGLRWLYGVPDWLMVILARMNMLLEDYGGCMDPGIAKELEEEIRSERTIVAASVDPSMSMGRIVVQESWRLAALIYLFTALCGADSKDARVTKVHSKFMKLYTGVEARRNPDSFLVFPMLILGLPTSRAEDRTTIRSRMLGLQECSKPNTFGNEVVRILDDIWSRADARVGRIDPASAASHSGGDTSSAGGSGRTVRGSSEARSSASGSSGAEARTGSGPVGPSGCRRCVQAGIECEGYTAGRTQKSRHGIRKVDTSTKNKPDSVRYQYYPFPPDPSTKADGQININQLSGDGVVPGVGAGVGAASRAGEGSNVPVTQDREHGFCYPWRSDYLELVQHTDRQLPSSGSPLSSVISSQQTAVNAGGSGIHVEYDDPVSPALARLLEGGFDLRLQESVPSPPLELGRSHMIQRWDAYSQTVSSGRDRVLVDHDEHLDSSEDTENDLRSVTKELVLDRRVESNTLPFVIHSFEAWANQFFFEPAQILPRVRDKLRLWIKCGSLRAAVMSSVGLDISRSTKYDLRDFRIWEAKILDNTLQARARRVTGQEAFQALEHTHKYITTLRIVGSLANVLSMIDLLAPIFRQACPESSCELVNLPRALINDVNIQYYVTMDVLQSVITSRPMHFRYDLDFLSCRDEETLNSDDGPRFKLRWLYGIPDRLVVTFARMNTLLEDYGNCVDPEKVREVENEISGCKLPACSQTRFGSNESFGRVMAHEVWKLAAYVYLYMGLCGADSYNARVVKVQQEFMGILKRVVPSRNPDSFMYVPMFILGMATNMPDQAALLTRLTGVTECSRAGTMGHDIRAMMVDIWTHTTGRAIRWYDLRPACLRVVRM